GTTCTCCCATTTTTTCGCCGAGAGGCACCGCCCAGCCATAAGAACCTACCGCAGATAAGAATTTAACATTAGGTCTCAATGCATTTACTATATAAGCCGCATAAGCCGCATTGGGATGAGGACATGACAAAACCATAGAAGCTCCGACAACTAAAGTTGTGGCATCTACAAGCGCCATCGCAAACTCTCCAAGATCAGTTTCGGAAAGATTAAACGGAGCAACCTTTATCCCCTTTGAAATAAGTGCATCCGTTAGATATCTTACAGATTTTTCTGTATTTTCATACATTGAAATATAAGGAATTACGACTTTGTTTTTTATCTCATCAGAAACCCAATCTTTATGGGCATCTATAATAAATTTAGGGTTCGGATAAAGAGGTCCATGGCTCGGAGCAATAATATCAATATCTAAAGTGCTTATTTTATTAAGATGTTTTTTGACATGATTTCTAAAAGGCATCATTATTTCTGCAAAATATCTTTTCGCCGGTCCATAAACTTCGTTTTCGGATTTCACGAACAAATCGCTTGTCGCCAGGTGTGAACCTGTAAAATCGCATGTAAAAAGGATTTTGTCTTCTATAAGATGGGTAAACATGGTATCAGGCCAGTGTACCCACGGTGCAATTATAAAAGAAAGCGTTTTGTTTCCCAGAGAAAGTGTTTCCGAATCGGTTATAACAGAAATTTTATCTTCATTTATCGGCAATGAAGACATTAAAATTTCTTTACATTTTGAATTTGTTATAATTTTTGCCTCAGGATAAATTTCCAACAAATAAGGAATTGTACCTGAATGATCCATTTCTCCGTGGTTCGCAATAATATAATCAAGAGTTTTAATGTTTAAATTTTTCAGATTATTTATGAGTTCTTGAGA
This bacterium DNA region includes the following protein-coding sequences:
- a CDS encoding FprA family A-type flavoprotein, giving the protein MTVRYVKSDVIAVGAIDWDRRLFDKLIPLPQGTSYNSFLIKGSEKTALIDTVYPAKSQELINNLKNLNIKTLDYIIANHGEMDHSGTIPYLLEIYPEAKIITNSKCKEILMSSLPINEDKISVITDSETLSLGNKTLSFIIAPWVHWPDTMFTHLIEDKILFTCDFTGSHLATSDLFVKSENEVYGPAKRYFAEIMMPFRNHVKKHLNKISTLDIDIIAPSHGPLYPNPKFIIDAHKDWVSDEIKNKVVIPYISMYENTEKSVRYLTDALISKGIKVAPFNLSETDLGEFAMALVDATTLVVGASMVLSCPHPNAAYAAYIVNALRPNVKFLSAVGSYGWAVPLGEKMGEQLKALMPNLQAEVIQPVFVKGLPREETYKRLDILAEEIYNSHQLAMKAEL